A window of Aeromicrobium sp. A1-2 contains these coding sequences:
- a CDS encoding ABC transporter permease: MRSLARTSPELVRTIAIALVAFAIFSLTQPDFLRVNNVYTIMQGMVFLGLGALAFGLTIIAGEMDLAVPSTATVAGIVTIQVSGSGLFVSIVVGLLVGLAIGIVQGLLVWQVRLHSVVITIGTSTALLGLALILSDTSTVVTPDLNLSSQIQQQWFIFSPGSLLAIFFFVLVGVTLKVTTWGVEVRAFGGGRAEAIASGVPAWRPLLIVFAASGLLSGLLGALASLSVGSADASSFSNLLLSAVAAALIGGVALSGGRGSALGIAIGVLTLRFVNSGLSLAGSPFYVINMAIGLLLLGVVALELLSHRGIGLRTILPRSSTVDEPAPMPTGRT, encoded by the coding sequence ATGAGGTCCCTCGCACGTACGTCACCCGAGCTCGTCCGCACGATCGCCATTGCCCTCGTGGCGTTCGCGATCTTCAGCCTGACCCAGCCTGACTTCCTCAGGGTGAACAACGTCTACACGATCATGCAAGGCATGGTCTTCCTCGGACTGGGGGCGCTTGCCTTCGGCCTGACGATCATTGCCGGCGAGATGGATCTTGCCGTGCCGAGCACGGCGACCGTGGCTGGAATCGTCACGATCCAGGTGTCGGGTAGCGGGCTGTTCGTCTCGATCGTGGTGGGGCTGCTGGTCGGTCTGGCGATCGGGATCGTCCAGGGCCTCCTGGTCTGGCAGGTCAGGCTCCACTCGGTGGTCATCACCATCGGTACGTCGACGGCCCTCCTGGGACTGGCGTTGATCCTCTCCGACACGTCGACCGTCGTGACACCAGATCTGAACCTCTCGAGTCAGATCCAGCAGCAATGGTTCATCTTCTCCCCGGGCAGCCTGCTCGCCATCTTCTTCTTCGTGCTCGTTGGCGTGACGCTCAAGGTCACCACCTGGGGAGTCGAGGTCCGGGCCTTCGGGGGTGGGCGGGCTGAGGCAATTGCGTCCGGTGTACCTGCGTGGCGCCCGCTGCTGATCGTCTTCGCCGCCAGTGGTCTGCTTTCCGGACTTCTCGGTGCACTGGCTTCCCTGTCGGTGGGTTCAGCCGACGCATCGAGCTTCAGCAACCTGCTGCTGTCAGCTGTGGCGGCGGCGCTGATCGGAGGCGTGGCGCTGAGCGGCGGACGAGGTTCCGCCCTCGGAATTGCCATCGGAGTCCTGACGCTGCGATTCGTCAACAGCGGTCTCAGTCTGGCGGGATCACCGTTCTACGTCATCAACATGGCGATCGGGCTGTTGCTTCTGGGCGTTGTCGCGCTGGAGCTTTTGTCGCACCGAGGCATCGGGCTTCGGACGATACTGCCGCGTTCGAGCACGGTGGACGAACCTGCTCCCATGCCGACCGGCCGCACCTGA
- a CDS encoding cupin domain-containing protein has product MSKAIRRVVAAVKADGFSEHVMDGPAPQVLEQPGRGLVFHEMWATDGVLTDDGGEADPGARPVSHHPVPGGTSVRVVVFEPDSTRSGGDVEADMAAIHASERTVDHEDPTFHRNDTVDYNVILSGQIYAVTERDEVLLGPGDVLVQRGTAHTWSNRSDEPCIYASVMVTAEPNE; this is encoded by the coding sequence ATGTCGAAGGCGATCCGCCGAGTTGTAGCTGCTGTGAAGGCAGACGGATTCTCCGAGCACGTGATGGACGGGCCAGCGCCGCAGGTGCTCGAGCAGCCGGGGCGGGGCCTGGTTTTCCACGAGATGTGGGCTACCGACGGTGTGCTCACGGACGACGGTGGTGAGGCCGACCCGGGCGCGCGGCCGGTCTCGCACCACCCGGTCCCGGGTGGCACCAGTGTGAGGGTCGTGGTGTTTGAGCCTGACTCGACCCGGTCCGGCGGAGATGTCGAAGCCGACATGGCCGCGATCCACGCCTCGGAGCGGACCGTCGATCACGAAGACCCGACGTTTCACCGCAACGACACGGTTGACTACAACGTCATCCTGTCCGGACAGATCTACGCGGTGACCGAGCGCGACGAGGTGCTGTTGGGTCCCGGCGACGTTCTCGTCCAACGCGGCACCGCCCATACCTGGAGCAACCGCTCGGACGAACCATGCATCTACGCCTCGGTGATGGTCACCGCGGAACCGAATGAGTGA
- a CDS encoding Ldh family oxidoreductase, which yields MRTVDIDPIETARLVGQLFVSHGASEHNARAVADHLVESDRLHLPSHGLMRVTQYLKEIAKGQLVPDAEPTVVGSLDTVRHVDGHEGFGQVAGLFAVDQLASLAAERGTAFVTVRNVQHTGRLGAYTENLAKQGYVVLAFASGAPRFHRMVPFGGKDGRMSTNPMAWAAPTPDGFISADFSTSAAPEGKIRVLHGAGQPAPSDAITDSEGRMTTDTALFYGGPDGDPAPGSLLPLGGSVFGHKGYALALLSECLSTVLAGDRSDVGEGRGNNLALMAIRGDAELAERVGDLKAYMKSSRPVTAGRDVLVPGEPERRGYSETGPLTLPEFVLEGLNEELVAVGLKPAATV from the coding sequence ATGCGCACAGTAGACATCGACCCGATCGAGACCGCACGGCTGGTGGGACAGCTGTTCGTGTCCCACGGAGCCAGCGAGCACAACGCTAGAGCCGTCGCTGACCATCTTGTCGAGAGCGATCGCCTGCACCTTCCCTCACATGGTCTGATGCGAGTCACGCAGTACCTCAAGGAGATCGCCAAGGGACAGTTGGTCCCCGATGCGGAGCCGACCGTGGTCGGGTCGCTGGACACGGTGCGCCACGTCGACGGGCACGAGGGATTCGGTCAGGTGGCCGGACTCTTCGCCGTCGACCAGTTGGCATCGCTCGCCGCAGAGCGCGGCACGGCCTTCGTCACGGTCCGCAACGTGCAGCACACCGGCCGGCTTGGTGCCTATACCGAGAACCTGGCCAAGCAGGGCTATGTGGTCCTTGCCTTCGCCTCGGGCGCTCCGCGATTCCACCGGATGGTCCCGTTCGGAGGAAAGGACGGTCGGATGTCGACCAACCCGATGGCTTGGGCGGCGCCGACTCCCGATGGATTCATCTCCGCGGACTTCTCGACCAGCGCCGCACCGGAGGGCAAGATCCGAGTGCTTCACGGCGCCGGTCAACCAGCTCCATCCGACGCAATCACCGACTCCGAGGGGCGGATGACCACCGATACGGCACTGTTCTACGGCGGACCGGACGGCGATCCCGCTCCCGGCTCCTTGCTCCCGCTCGGAGGATCCGTCTTCGGTCACAAGGGATACGCGCTGGCGCTGCTGAGCGAGTGCTTGTCGACGGTCCTGGCCGGCGACCGGTCGGATGTCGGCGAGGGGCGCGGCAACAACTTGGCGCTGATGGCGATCCGCGGGGATGCCGAGCTGGCGGAGCGAGTCGGCGACCTCAAGGCCTACATGAAGTCTTCCCGACCGGTCACAGCCGGACGGGACGTCTTGGTGCCCGGGGAGCCGGAACGCCGAGGCTACTCCGAGACCGGGCCGCTCACGCTCCCCGAGTTCGTCCTCGAGGGCCTGAACGAAGAGCTTGTCGCTGTCGGGTTGAAGCCCGCAGCAACTGTGTGA
- a CDS encoding GYD domain-containing protein: protein MAVYFITETNTREAMLTVKEAPARSGGVPDLARKHGLEILEWFFTTGEFDFIMKVESPDEESVAVFAMALRRSGNVTVSVLKAYEPSAWAELVGRL from the coding sequence ATGGCTGTCTACTTCATCACCGAGACCAACACCCGCGAGGCAATGCTCACGGTGAAGGAGGCTCCCGCGAGGTCCGGCGGTGTGCCCGACCTGGCACGCAAGCATGGCCTCGAGATCCTGGAGTGGTTCTTCACCACCGGCGAGTTCGACTTCATCATGAAGGTCGAGTCGCCTGACGAGGAGTCGGTGGCCGTATTCGCCATGGCGCTTCGTCGGTCTGGCAACGTCACCGTCAGCGTCCTCAAGGCATACGAGCCGAGCGCCTGGGCCGAACTGGTCGGTCGACTCTGA
- a CDS encoding alpha/beta fold hydrolase yields MTTDSGATVARPTVVLLVGQLCDESVFADQAAALGNIADVDVQRVTSESVEHAVKHVLDSQTGPMALVGFSLGGIVALSCALRAPDRISHLGLICANPHAPRPEQLTLWRRWRDLVTRERFGAVVDEVVQAMLRPGVDDRFRLLARAMAEVAGPEEFLNQLTLQETRTSLVDDLGTITAPTLIMGGANDPLCPPEYQRVIAAGIKAADLHIQPGAGHLLPWERGAEVTANLVRLLETPSAVPHSAIRRDTET; encoded by the coding sequence ATGACGACCGACAGCGGCGCGACCGTAGCTCGACCGACGGTCGTCCTGCTGGTTGGTCAGCTGTGTGACGAGAGTGTCTTCGCCGATCAGGCGGCGGCGCTGGGCAACATCGCTGACGTAGATGTCCAACGGGTCACCAGCGAGTCGGTGGAGCATGCGGTCAAGCACGTGCTCGATTCGCAGACTGGGCCGATGGCACTCGTGGGGTTCTCATTGGGCGGCATCGTCGCTCTGTCGTGCGCACTTCGCGCACCGGACCGGATCTCTCATCTGGGCCTGATCTGCGCGAACCCTCATGCGCCGCGGCCCGAACAGCTGACGTTGTGGAGGCGATGGCGCGATCTGGTGACCCGTGAGCGATTCGGCGCTGTCGTCGACGAGGTTGTCCAGGCCATGCTGCGGCCCGGTGTCGACGACCGGTTCCGGCTGCTCGCTCGGGCGATGGCCGAGGTCGCCGGACCGGAGGAGTTCTTGAATCAGCTGACGTTGCAGGAGACCCGCACGAGTCTGGTCGACGATCTTGGCACGATCACCGCGCCCACCCTGATCATGGGTGGTGCGAATGACCCCCTGTGTCCACCCGAATATCAACGGGTCATCGCGGCGGGGATCAAGGCTGCCGACCTGCACATCCAGCCCGGCGCCGGTCATTTGCTGCCGTGGGAGCGCGGCGCCGAGGTGACGGCGAACCTCGTCCGGCTGTTGGAGACGCCGTCGGCAGTCCCGCACTCTGCGATTAGGCGCGACACCGAGACATAG
- a CDS encoding four-carbon acid sugar kinase family protein, with product MDHESPLGVVRRLRRESGVRTLILDDDPTGSQAVHDVEVAFDLDEDVLRRGLATARRQIFALTNSRSLARDEAVAVVSRVVRAVLTAPGCGPLQVVTRGDSTLRGHVVAEVAAVEQARRDVSGRGHDAQLFVPAFPEAGRVTRGGVHQALVDGAWLPVGQSEFARDATFGFASSRLSDFLVEVSAGAIRRTDVLELSLDRIRDGGARAVADVLLAAHGRWVVPDVEAGQDLDIVAAGALVAESEGAVLGYRVGPSFVRSLLGIEELKVLGDEAADSVAKRGSGLVVIGSHTKTTNAQLNTLRAEQPISTVEVDVPALLAEPVAVVRETVVRLRLALKHGNVALVTGRELVKGSDAEDSLRIARSVSDALAQIVRPIAEDTPLRWVVLKGGITSHDVAVRGLGVRRARVVGQVFPGQVSMFTPTDTTGSFDRPFVIFPGNVGAPDALSVTVELLDRGGRA from the coding sequence ATGGACCACGAGTCACCGCTGGGCGTCGTCCGGCGGCTCCGCCGAGAGTCCGGCGTCCGGACTCTCATTCTCGACGACGACCCGACAGGCTCGCAGGCAGTGCACGACGTCGAGGTCGCCTTCGACCTCGATGAGGACGTGCTGCGCCGAGGCCTTGCGACGGCTCGCCGGCAGATATTTGCGCTCACGAACTCTCGATCGCTCGCGCGGGACGAAGCCGTGGCGGTCGTGAGTCGCGTGGTGCGTGCTGTGCTGACAGCGCCGGGCTGTGGGCCGCTGCAGGTGGTGACTCGTGGTGACTCGACGCTGAGGGGTCACGTCGTCGCCGAGGTCGCGGCAGTTGAGCAGGCGCGGCGCGACGTGTCCGGGCGGGGCCATGACGCCCAGTTGTTCGTCCCGGCATTTCCCGAAGCCGGTCGGGTGACCCGTGGGGGCGTGCATCAGGCGTTGGTCGACGGTGCCTGGTTGCCTGTTGGCCAGAGCGAGTTCGCCCGGGACGCGACCTTCGGCTTCGCCAGTTCCCGGCTGTCTGACTTCCTGGTGGAGGTCAGCGCGGGCGCGATCAGGCGAACCGATGTGTTGGAGCTGAGTCTAGATCGGATCCGAGACGGAGGTGCACGAGCCGTCGCGGACGTGTTACTGGCTGCCCACGGCCGGTGGGTCGTGCCTGATGTCGAGGCCGGACAGGACCTGGACATCGTCGCGGCAGGCGCCCTGGTCGCGGAGTCCGAGGGTGCGGTCCTGGGCTATCGGGTGGGTCCGTCCTTCGTTCGCTCCCTGCTCGGGATCGAGGAGCTGAAGGTGCTCGGTGACGAGGCCGCCGATTCGGTGGCCAAGCGTGGCAGCGGCCTAGTCGTGATTGGGTCACACACGAAAACGACCAATGCGCAGCTCAATACCCTCCGGGCCGAGCAGCCGATCTCGACGGTCGAGGTCGACGTTCCGGCACTCCTCGCGGAGCCCGTCGCCGTGGTGCGCGAGACAGTTGTGCGTCTGCGTCTCGCGCTCAAGCACGGCAACGTGGCGCTCGTCACCGGACGTGAGCTGGTGAAAGGGTCCGATGCGGAGGACAGCCTCCGCATCGCGCGATCGGTCAGTGATGCCCTGGCGCAGATCGTCCGACCGATCGCCGAGGACACGCCGTTGAGGTGGGTCGTTCTCAAGGGCGGCATCACCTCCCACGATGTGGCAGTCAGGGGATTGGGCGTGCGCCGGGCGCGGGTCGTCGGACAGGTCTTCCCCGGACAGGTCTCGATGTTCACGCCAACAGACACGACAGGAAGCTTCGATCGGCCCTTCGTGATTTTCCCAGGAAACGTCGGAGCCCCCGACGCTCTCTCGGTCACCGTCGAACTGCTGGATCGCGGCGGTCGGGCGTGA